The window GGTTCCGCCACGGCCGCACGGGGCTGGTGCGCGTCGGCGGCACGCCCTTCTTCATGGACGCGCTGATCGCCGGCATGGTCGCGGGCTTCCAGAATGCCTACCCCGACGTCCGCGTCGAGCAGAGCTACGGCTATCTTTCCGAATTGCGCGCGGCCATCGTGGCGGACCGGATCGATCTCGCCATCTGCCCGATCGACATGCTCGACGAGGGGTCGGGCATGCATTTCCAGGAACTGCTGCCCGGCCGCAATGTCGTGGCCTGCCGCGTCACGCATCCGCTGCTGCTCAAGCGCAAGCTCGCCGGTCCCGAACTGCTCGATTTTCCGTGGATCGCGCCGCCGCCCGGCAGCCCGCTGCTGGCCGACCTGCGCAGCCTGGTGCTCTCGCTCGGCGCCACCGAGACGAAGATCCGCTATGCGGGCGGCTCGCTGACGAGCGCGATCAACTACATGAAGGAAAGCGATGCCTTGACGATCCTGCCGCACAGCGTCGTCTTCGCCTATCGCAACGACAGGGCGATCACCGCGCTGCCGGTCGAGATTCCCCATCCGGAGCGGGCGCTCGGCCTGCTGCGCCGCTCGGGCGATCTCGGGGCGCCGGCCATCGAGGCGTTCTCGGCGCATCTGCGCAAGAGTTTCGAGAATCTGAGGCATCTGATCAAACGCC is drawn from Shinella sp. PSBB067 and contains these coding sequences:
- a CDS encoding LysR family transcriptional regulator produces the protein MKIDERHLAQLAAVVQAGGVTEGATMLGLSQPAVSRTLAMLEKRLGEPLFLKGRRPLQPTPLGRALADHGQAILTSARKASTLVEGFRHGRTGLVRVGGTPFFMDALIAGMVAGFQNAYPDVRVEQSYGYLSELRAAIVADRIDLAICPIDMLDEGSGMHFQELLPGRNVVACRVTHPLLLKRKLAGPELLDFPWIAPPPGSPLLADLRSLVLSLGATETKIRYAGGSLTSAINYMKESDALTILPHSVVFAYRNDRAITALPVEIPHPERALGLLRRSGDLGAPAIEAFSAHLRKSFENLRHLIKRHEQSVIWGM